CGGGGCTCGGGAACTGCCAGCCGCCCTTGGTCTCGACCTTCTCGGTGATGTACTCGTCGCCCCACACGGCGCCGTCGGGCGCGTAGGCGGCGACGGCGTTGTTCGGGTTGATGTTCGCCTGGACGACGCCGTTCGTCAGGTAGGCCGTGACCACGTTGCGCACGCCACCGAGCGTGATGTCGTTCGAGTGCACGGTCGCCTTCGTGCCGTCCTCGAAGGTGACGACCGCGACGGCCCAGTCCTCGACGTCCTCGGCGCGCGTCCTCATGTACAGCTTGCGGTCGGCGACGGCCGGCAGCTTGGTGAGCTGGGCGACGTCGGCCGTCACCGCGCGCGCCCGGATCGGGCGGCCGTCCCGCTTGATCCCCTCGTAGTGCTTGAGGTGGAGGACGACGCCGACCGGGTGGGAGCCCATGCGGAGGAGCGCGCCGCCCCCCGCGCTCCGCCAGCGGCTCGCGTACGCGGCGTGGGAGCCCGAGTGGCTCTCCTCCGCGCGCAGCTCGAGGATGACGCCGCCGCTCGCGTCGAGGAGCCGCCGGAGCTTCGCGACGGGCGGCGCGTAGACGAAGTCCTCGGCGTAGCAGAGCGTCACCCCGGCCTTCGCGACGGCGTCCAGGACCGCGTCGGAGTTCCGCAGCGCCTGGGCCAGCATCGCCTCACGCGGCTCGGTCCCCTCGCAGAACGCCCCGGTCAGCGGCTTCTCGACGATCACGTGCTTGCCGGCGCGCGCCGCGTCGATCGCGATCGCGTGGTGGCTGTCGGTCGTCGTGCACACGTCCACGACGTCCACGTCGGGCGACGCGGCCAGCTCGCGGTGGTCGGTGAACACGCGTGGGATCCCGTGCCGGCGCGCGAACGCCTCGGCGTCGGCGCGCGTCCGCGAGCACACCGCGGCGAGCTCGACCTTCGCGGGGACGAGCGGCCGGTAGTTCACCGCGTGGAGGTCCGCGGCGAAGCGCGCGCCGACGATGCCGATGCGGAGGGGCGTCACGCGAGCCTCGCCCGGAGCCAGGCCGTCACCCGCTCGCGCCGCGAGCGCACGTCGCACGGCAGGCGGTGGCCCCACTTCGTCCTGAACCGCTGCATGACCTCGCGCCGGGCCGCCAGGTCGCGCCGCTCGCTCTCGGGCCGCGCGCCGAACTCGCGGGCGCGCGTGCCGCCGCCGTGGTGGACGAAGGGCGCGCGCACGACGAGGCAGCGCCGGCCGCGCTCGCGCACCGCGAACGAGAGGTCGCGGTCGAGGCACATGCAGACCGAGTCCACGACCGCCACCTCCTCCCACGGCGGCCGGACGGTCGGCGCCACGGCGAGGCGGTGGACGATCGTCCGGCCGACGTAGCGCCCGCTCCGGCGCAGCCGCTTGACGCCGTAGAGCCCGGCGAGCCCCGCGGGCTCGACGAGCTCCGTGTCGTTATGGATGACGCAGACGTTCTCGGTCCCGCTGAGCCGCCAGGCCTGGTTCAGCGCCGCGATCACCGAGTGGTTCGCGCTGTTCCGCTCGTAGCGCAGCGGCCACGGGTGGTCGAAGCGCTCGAAGAAGCGGGGCGTGTCGTCGGTCGAGCCGTTGTCCACGACGACGAGCCTGAACGGCTCGGTCGTGGCCCGCAGGCTCTCGAGGCAGGCGCGCGTGAGCGCGAGCTGGTTGAACACCACCATCGCGATCGTGACCCGCGCGCCCAGGGCGGGGCCCGCCGCGGCCTAGCGGCGGTCGATCGGGACGTACGTGGCGTGCGTCGGCCCGGTGTACTCCGCGCGGGGGCGGATGAGCCGGTTGTTGGCGTGCTGCTCCATGACGTGCGCGGCCCACCCCGCGACCCGGCTGATCGCGAAGATCGGCGTGAACTGGTCGGTCGGGATCCCCATGGACTTGTACGCGGCGCCCGAGTAGAGGTCCACGTTCGGGAAGATGTGCTTCTCCTGGCTGACGACGCGGGCGACCGTGTCGAGGATCTCGACGTAGCTCGTGTTGCCCGCCTGCCGCCCGAGCTCCGCCGCGAGCCGGCGCAGGTGCTTGGCGCGCGGGTCCTCCACGCGGTAGACGCGGTGGCCGAAGCCCATGACGCGCGCGTGGTCGGCGAGCGCCTTCCGGATCCACGCCTCGGCCTTCGCCGGGGTCCCGATCTGCTCGACCATCAGCATGACCTGCTCGTTCGCGCCGCCGTGGAGCGGGCCCTTGAGGGCGCCGATCGCGGAGACGATCGCCGAGTGGAGGTCCGACATGGTCGCGGCCGTCACGCGGGCGGCGAACGTGGAGGCGTTGAACTCGTGGTCGGCGTGCAGGATGAGCGCGACGTCGAAGGTTTTCTCCTCGAGCGGCGTCGGCCTGGTACCCCGCAGCATGTAGATGAAGTTGGCGGCGAGCGAGAGCTTGGGGTTCGGCGCCAGGAGGGCCTTGCCCCGGCGGATCCGCTCCCAGGCGGCCACGAGGGTCGGCATCTGCGCGGTGAGCCGGAGGGCCTTGCGCGCCGTGGCCTCGCGCGAGTTGTCGTGCGCGTCTGGGTCGAAGGCGGCGAGTGCCGACACGCCCGTGCGCAGCACCTCCATCGGCGTCGTCTTCTTCGGGAGCGCCCGGAGCATGGCGATCATCTTGGCCGGGAGCCGGCGGGTGCCGGTCGCCGAGAGCACCTTCCGGTGGACCTCCAGCTCCTTCCGGCTCGGCAGGCCGCCGTGCCAGAGGAGGTAGACCACCTCCTCGAAGGTCGAGTGCTCGACGAGGTCGTTGACGTCGTAGCCGCGATAGACGAGCCGGCCTTCGCGCCCGTCGATGAAGCAGATGTCCGACGTCGAGACGACGACGTCCTCGAGACCGCCCTTGCTCTCGATGGTCATGGGCTCCCTCGCCGCGGCAAGATGCGAACCGGCTTGCTTTTTATCACACGTCGCCGGACGCTTCAAGCCGCCGCCATGCGCGCGAGCGACTTCTACGACCACCACCCTATCAGCAAGCAGCAGGTGCTAGCCGCCGTCGCGCGCCGCCGCGGCGGCGACCTCTCCCGCCTCACCCCCGACGAGCTGTTCGAGTTCGACCAGGACCACTACGGCGGCCTGGCCGCGGTGGACGCGCTGGCCCGGCGGGCCGGGATCACGGCGGCGAGCCGGGTCCTCGACGTCTGCGCGGGCCTCGCCGGCCCGGCCCGCTTCCTCGCGAGCCGGCGCGGCTGCCGCGTCGTGGCCCTCGAGCTCCACGCCGGCCGCGCCGCCGGCGCCGCCCGCCTCTCGCGCCTGGTGGGGCTCGCCGGGCGCGTCCCCGTCGTCCGCGGCGACGCCACGGCGCTTCCGTTCGCCGCGGGCGCCTTCGACGCCTGCGTCAGCCAGGAGGCGCTCCTCCACATCCCCGACAAGCTCGTCACGCTGAGTGAATGTCGTCGCGTTCTCCTGCCCGGCGGCAGGCTCGCCTTCACGGACTGGATCGCGCGGCCTGGCCTCGGCGAGCACGAGCGCGCGCGGCTCCGCGAGTGGATGGCGGCGACCACCGTGCAGTCCCTGGACTCCTACCGCGCGCTGCTGGGGCGCGCGGGCTTCACGGCGGTCGAGGCCGAGGACCTGTCCGACGAGTGGCGCGCGGTCCTCCGGCGGCGCCTCGACATGTTCCGCGCGATGCGCGCCGACACGGCGGCGCGGCTCGGCGACCAACGCGCCGGCGAGTACGAGGAGCTCTACGCGTTCTTCGGCGGCCTCGTCGAGGCGGGCAAGCTCGGCGGCGGGCGCTTCAGCGCCTCACGCTGACCCGCGCGGGCGGATCGGCGCGAGCGTCGCGTCGAGCGTGGCGAGCGTGTAGGGCTTGCCGATCACGAAGGCCACGCGCGCGACCTCCTCGGGCTTGAGCTCGCGGCCCGCGGCCCAGCCGGTGACGAGCCCGATCGGGAGGTCCGGCCAGCGGGCCTGGACCACGCGCACCACGTCCCAGCCGTTCATCCCGGGCATGCCGAGGTCGGTGATCACGACGTCCACGCGCTCCCCCGACTCGAGCCGCTCGAGCCCCTC
This portion of the Candidatus Methylomirabilota bacterium genome encodes:
- a CDS encoding Gfo/Idh/MocA family oxidoreductase; amino-acid sequence: MTPLRIGIVGARFAADLHAVNYRPLVPAKVELAAVCSRTRADAEAFARRHGIPRVFTDHRELAASPDVDVVDVCTTTDSHHAIAIDAARAGKHVIVEKPLTGAFCEGTEPREAMLAQALRNSDAVLDAVAKAGVTLCYAEDFVYAPPVAKLRRLLDASGGVILELRAEESHSGSHAAYASRWRSAGGGALLRMGSHPVGVVLHLKHYEGIKRDGRPIRARAVTADVAQLTKLPAVADRKLYMRTRAEDVEDWAVAVVTFEDGTKATVHSNDITLGGVRNVVTAYLTNGVVQANINPNNAVAAYAPDGAVWGDEYITEKVETKGGWQFPSPEEDWMRGYPQELADFVDAIRERREPLSGALLAREVVEVIYAGYLSAATGRRVELHRP
- a CDS encoding glycosyltransferase; this encodes MVVFNQLALTRACLESLRATTEPFRLVVVDNGSTDDTPRFFERFDHPWPLRYERNSANHSVIAALNQAWRLSGTENVCVIHNDTELVEPAGLAGLYGVKRLRRSGRYVGRTIVHRLAVAPTVRPPWEEVAVVDSVCMCLDRDLSFAVRERGRRCLVVRAPFVHHGGGTRAREFGARPESERRDLAARREVMQRFRTKWGHRLPCDVRSRRERVTAWLRARLA
- a CDS encoding citrate/2-methylcitrate synthase, whose product is MTIESKGGLEDVVVSTSDICFIDGREGRLVYRGYDVNDLVEHSTFEEVVYLLWHGGLPSRKELEVHRKVLSATGTRRLPAKMIAMLRALPKKTTPMEVLRTGVSALAAFDPDAHDNSREATARKALRLTAQMPTLVAAWERIRRGKALLAPNPKLSLAANFIYMLRGTRPTPLEEKTFDVALILHADHEFNASTFAARVTAATMSDLHSAIVSAIGALKGPLHGGANEQVMLMVEQIGTPAKAEAWIRKALADHARVMGFGHRVYRVEDPRAKHLRRLAAELGRQAGNTSYVEILDTVARVVSQEKHIFPNVDLYSGAAYKSMGIPTDQFTPIFAISRVAGWAAHVMEQHANNRLIRPRAEYTGPTHATYVPIDRR
- a CDS encoding methyltransferase domain-containing protein — protein: MRASDFYDHHPISKQQVLAAVARRRGGDLSRLTPDELFEFDQDHYGGLAAVDALARRAGITAASRVLDVCAGLAGPARFLASRRGCRVVALELHAGRAAGAARLSRLVGLAGRVPVVRGDATALPFAAGAFDACVSQEALLHIPDKLVTLSECRRVLLPGGRLAFTDWIARPGLGEHERARLREWMAATTVQSLDSYRALLGRAGFTAVEAEDLSDEWRAVLRRRLDMFRAMRADTAARLGDQRAGEYEELYAFFGGLVEAGKLGGGRFSASR